A genomic segment from Pelobates fuscus isolate aPelFus1 chromosome 7, aPelFus1.pri, whole genome shotgun sequence encodes:
- the LOC134568689 gene encoding putative ferric-chelate reductase 1, with product MIFLLALLYPLCITAYPNGQGIEGSCTTLQPSHGASAQTSSAPYTVGLSKSTYSSGERITVTLSTNAGATQFTGFLIQARAGSSNTPIGSFETSNANAQTLTCTTSASAVSHTSNSKKSNIQVTWVAPNANITNLQFRATVVQVEKTFWINVASSTLTYVAATTSSTTVSTPTTATQSNYFGNTSIATVAKQSNSSGSPSTTTVAKQSNNSGSILSFPVLYELLILTIMVITGFTQI from the exons ATGATCTTTCTTTTGGCATTGCTCTACCCGCTCTGTATTACTGCCTATCCCAATGGACAGGGTATAGAGGGATCATGCACCACGCTGCAGCCAAGTCATGGGGCATCAGCTCAAACAAGCAGCGCACCTTATACTGTGGGACTGTCTAAATCAACCTACAGTTCAGGAGAGAGAATTACAG TCACTCTCAGCACTAATGCAGGAGCAACCCAGTTCACTGGTTTTCTGATCCAGGCTCGTGCCGGTAGCAGTAACACACCTATTGGCTCTTTTGAGACCAGTAACGCAAATGCACAAACATTGACTTGTACTACCAGTGCG AGTGCGGTGAGTCATACCAGTAACTCGAAGAAATCAAACATACAAGTAACTTGGGTAGCACCAAATGCTAACATCACAAATCTCCAATTCAG AGCCACAGTTGTTCAAGTGGAAAAAACATTCTGGATAAATGTAGCTAGTTCTACACTAACCTATGTTGCAGCAACTACATCCAGTACAACAGTGAGCACCCCAACTACAGCTACACAATCTAATTATTTTGGAAATACCAGCATTGCAACTGTAGCTAAACAATCTAATTCCTCAGGAAGCCCTAGTACCACAACTGTAGCTAAACAATCTAATAACAGTGGATCCATATTGTCG TTTCCCGTCTTATACGAACTTCTGATTCTTACTATAATGGTCATCACTGGTTTCACACAGATTTGA